The Lutra lutra chromosome 7, mLutLut1.2, whole genome shotgun sequence genome segment TGAGAAATTTCCATAGTGTCTTACACAGTGACTGTGACAGTTCTCATTCCCAACATTCCatgaattttctcctttctctgaattttcccCAATACCTGTTATCTTCCTCTGTTgttgattgtagccattctgacagatgtgaaatgatatttcatcatggttttgatttttattttcgtGATGCCAAGAGGTGAGTATCTTTCCAAGTGTCTGTTTACCATATGTAAGTTTTCTTTGGACAGATGTCTACTcatgttttctgtcatttttttaaattggattatttaaataataaataataaataaataaataaattggagtTCAGTAttatactctatatagaaaagtATTATACTCTATATAGTTCAGTAttatactctatatagaaaagtcaaaagactcaaccaaaacaaattgctagaactggaaaatgagttcagtaaagtcacaggatacaaatcAACTTACAGaactcatttgcatttctatgcacaAATAATGAAGAATAGAACGTGAAATCAAGGAAAAAATATCACTTATAATTACACCAGAAACagtaagatacttaggaatagaAGTAACCAATGAGGTAAAAggtctatactctgaaaactataaaacactgatgaaaaaaattgaagaggacacaaagatatggagaaatatTCCCCATGCTCAcagatttaaagaaacaatattgttaaaatgcctatattacctggggcatctgggatactcagtcagttaagtgtctgcccctGACTCATATCATCTCAAAATGCTGGAAATGACCCACACCTTGGACTCCCTgcttacttcttcctctctctctgcacctctgcCTTTCTCAtgcactcttcctctctcacagaaataaataaaatctttaaaaatacatacatacatacatacatgaataaataaataaataaaaactactcAAGGCAATCTGCAGATTCCATGAAATCTCTATAAATATAGTATCAGTTTTTTTCACAGCACTGACCAAAAAATCCCGCAGTTTGTGTGcaaccaaaaaagaccccaaataaccaaagaaaatctgaaaaataaaagcaaatcttGAGGTTCAttattctggacttcaagttttattaccaagttttattacaaaacctgaaaaataaaagcaaatcttGAGGTTCAttattctggacttcaagtttgATTACAAAGGTATCATTaccaagacagtatgatactggcacagaaagagacacatagaGCAGCAGAACAGAAGAAAGTACTCAGAattggacccacaactctatggccaattaatcttcaacaatgTGGGAGAGAATATCCAATGCGGGTGGAACAcagtctcttaaaaataaaaactgtgctccctctgcttgtgttccctctcttcctgtgtctctctgtcaaatacatagtaaaaatcttacaaaacaaaacaaaacagttggtAAAAGTGGGCAgcaatatgcagaagaatgaaactggaccacttttttatatcatacagaagaataaattcaaaatggatgaaagacctaaatgtgagataggaaaacGCCAAAACCCTAATGGAGTACACAGGCAATAACATCTTCAATATCTTCCATAttctttctaggtatgtctccagaagcaaggaaaaccaaagcaagaCTAAACTTTTTGTACTTAAtccaaaaaccaaccaaccaacaaacaaataacaagttttgcagagcaaaggaaataatccacaaaactatttaaaaaaaaacattatgaaatggatgaatatatttgcaaacgCTATATCTGATAAGTGActagtattcaaaatatgtaagtaGTTTGTAgtaattattttcacattttcaataGAGTTCATGTCCATGGAGCTCAGAATGCTGTCAtgagagaagcagaattcctgtctttcacattttcacatttgtattATGCTAAGATCTCACTAAACATGAGAGTTACCCTCTTAACAATATTTTACCTATACAGcacagtattgttaattataggTACAGAGTTTTGGAGGACACATCTAGAACTTAATCATCTTGCATGACAGACAATTAAACCCCGTGAGATGCAACTCTCCAATGGCCCTCCCATAAGCCTCTTGAAACTGTCATTTCACTCTCTGATTTACTGTTATCTAAACCCAAATTCAGCTTCCCATTGTTGGAAAGGGCAGTATACAAGAGATGAGTTTTGATTGGAAAGGAATGTGAGCTTTATTCAGGAGGCCAGTCACTTGGGCAGAAGGCACACTCTTCTTCAAAATCCAACAGTGAGATTTTGCTGCCTGACCCAGGGGATTTTAAAGGGGGTTTAGAGTAGATGATCACAGAAGGGAATACAGTGTTTGGCAACACTTCTGGTTCACACCCAGGCTGTATGATGCCAACTACAAAAAGTTACCTCAGTCCCCCTGAGCCTTCAGCTGTGAAGGGAACCACATATGCTGCCAAAGTACAGGAAAGAACCACAGTGTTAGGgtctgtaatcaaaggagcgagactgattcCAAGCAAAGGTCACAAAgttttatttcacgccaagcatcgagaatcaaactgacccaTCAGGGCCATCTCTTGTAAAggggcgacccctcccagcctcacagactaacttttagaGAGAtagtttagccgggctatacacaggtggccaatgagattgcaatacacagagaaaactacacagtcatgctaggtcataCACAGGCAGCCAATTGAATTACATttcaccctagtagatatatgcgtgCCCAACTGATTTGATGtctctacctggcctgacccgcccttctatctgggctttgcaagtaagttcctctgggaggggcagggtcaatctatgtttactgcatagggtcaatctaagtttactgcataaacaacaaaatggctccttctgattaagtaggcccttacacaCAGTATAGGATTAGAggtgttagggtccgtaatcaaaggagggagtctgatacaaagtgaaggtcaagcaaagctttatttcgtgccaagcatcgagaatcaaactgaccggtcagggccgtctcttgcaaagaggcgacccctcccagcctcacagactaacttttatagaggtagtttagccaggctatacacaggtggccaatgagattgcaatacacagagaacactgcacagtcatgctaagtctgccacacacagaaaaaactgctaggtaacacgggtggccaattgaatttcaatttaccctagtagatatatgcgcgccccactgattggatgtcttcacctggcctgacccgcccttgtatctaggttttgcaagtaagttcctctgggaggggcagggtcaatctaagtttactgcatggggtcaatctaagtttgctgcgtaaacacaaaatgactccctttggccaaccaggcccttacaagAGGCAAGGAAACTTCAGTCTTACCTGTGGTCAGCAGTACTTTCTGTTCTCACCGGCTGGTGTGAGAAAACAAACTTGTAACTCACCTATCATCATGGAGTACTGGGGAGTATTTTACTCAGCAAGCTCAAAGaaagattcaaaataaaaaccaaaaagatcAAATCACTTTCCAATGAATGGCAAACCAGGAAAATACAGGTAACGTTACAAAGCCATTGTCTTCAATGCCTATAAGGTAAAATTTGCAATGTCTACCTCGACATGCCAACAAAGTAGAAAGGAGTGGTCTCCATGGTGAATGATGGGGGTAATCCACAGAAAGTGGACCCAGCAGTACCACAGGAGATGGAACTGGTAGTGAGTTGCATTATAACTGTATGTCATGTATTCAAGTATCTGGAGAAAAGATTAAACTTGATGAAAATGGGGGTGCCTCTGGGCCCAACACACTTCCCATGTCCATGTGAGCACTCATGCACATGGCCCACTCATCTCTCGCACATCCACCACAGTTGAACTGATGTGTAGGCCCACCCGCTGCCACACCCTGTGATTGTGACCTCATCCCCACAGGTGGCCCCCAGGTGTGGGGTGCCGGTAGCCTGAAGCAGCCCTCTGTTCTGTCAGATGCTCTAGGTCAGGCCCTCACTGAGGATCTTCCCTTGATCCATTCCCACAGACAGATATCTCTGAGCAGGGGCCTGAGTCTGGCAGGTCAGTTCACCATGAAGACACTCCTCTTACTGTTTGCTCTctgggcagggctggttcctgCCCAGGGTTCTCAAGGCCATCCCTCATGGCGCTACATCTCCTCTGAGGTGGTCATTCCCAGGAAGGAGCTGCACCATGGCAAAGGTGTTCAGATGCCAGGCTGGATGTCCTACAGTCTGCATTTTGGGGGCAAGAGGCACGTTATTCACATGCGGCGCAAGAAACTGTTTTGGTCCAGACATCTGCTGATGATGACCCAGGATGACCAAGGAGCCTTGCAGATGGACTACCCCTTCATTCCTCCAGACTGTTACTATGTCGGCTACCTGGAGGAGATTCCTCTTTCCATGGTCACCGTGGGCACATGCTATGGGGGTCTTGAAGGTATTATGAAATTGGATGACCTTGCCTATGAAATCAGACCACTCAGCAATTCCCAAAGGTTTGAGCACATTGTTTCTCAGATAGTGGCAGACACAAATGCGACGGGACCTACCTATAAACTGGGATACAAGCAGGATATGGACACCTTGTTCCCTCAAGAAATTGCCATTCCAGGCTCCAGAGTCAGTAACAGGATCTTTTCCTCCCATAAATCCATGATCAAAGGATTTGCTCAAAGTTCCAATTCAGTATATCGTTTATATAATAATGTAACAACATGTGCAAAGTTTCTGATAGATATGGTTAGTTTAATGGACTCAATATATAAAGGTCTTGATATAAAGTTCCATCTTACTGCAGTCCTAATATTTAATGTAAGAGATCCAGTCAACATGAATGATTATAGATTGCCATCTGGTTCATACCACAGATATCATGAGAAGTACTTGTTCAGAATCATAAATCCTAGTTCATCCTTTGTTGTGGTTAAAGAAGGACCACGAGACTATCAAAATGATCCTGCAGCCTTCGGTTTATGTTCCCCTCGATGCCTACATATGGTTGGTCACCTGGGaagacattatttattattagctGTGATAACTTCCCAATACTGTGCAAGATCCATTGGTCTGCATTTTGATAATCCTGATTGCAGTTGCCAGAGGAGGTCCAGCTGCATCATGTACAGATATCCTGTGTTGACAGATTCCTTTAGTAACTGTTCTTTTGCACACTTACAAAACATTCTGAGTGTTAACAAGCATTGCCTATTCAATGAAGAGGTGATATTCTTTAATACAAGCCTGACACATATACGCTGTGGAAACTCTATagtagaagagaaggaggagtgtGACTGTGGCTCCATCAAGCAGTGCGCCAGCAACCCCTGCTGTGGTAACAACTGCAAACTTGAAACTACATTTCTTTGTGATAAAGGACTATGCTGTACAAACTGCACCTTCTCTGCTGTTGGGACACTCTGTAGACCAATCCGAAATATCTGTGACCTTCCAGAGTATTGCAAGGGGGGATCTTCTGAGTGTCCTGATAATTTCTACATGCAAGATGGAACCCCCTGCACTGAAGAAGGCTACTGCTATCATGGAAACTGTACTGACCGTACCATGCACTGCAAAGAAATCTTTGGTGCAAACACTGTGGAAGGGCCAGGTGCCTGctaccaaattaataaaaaaggtCACCGATTTGGACACTGTAAAAGAGAGTTTTCAGCCAGAAAATTTATTCATTGTGGGGACCAAGATGTCAAGTGTGGAAGGCTGCAGTGTACCAATGTCACTCATCTCCCTCAGTTGCAAGAACATGTGGGCTTCCATCAGTCTAAGATTTCAGGTGTCTGGTGTTGGGGATTGGACACACATCGCTCCACAGGAACAACTGATGTTGGTCATGTGAGATCTGGTACTCCCTGTGGTCATGGAAAGTTCTGTGACAATTCTGCCTGCAATGGTACTATAGGTGAAATAAATTATGACTGTTTCCCTGAGAAATGCCATCGCAAGGGAATTTGCAACAATAACAGGAACTGCCATTGCCATGTAGGCTGGGATCCACCATTCTGTGAATTGCGAGGTAAAGGAGGAAGTATAGACAGTGGAAACCCTCCAAGAAGAATGCGGTCAATCAGACAAAGTCATGAATCGGTGATATATCTGAGAGTGGTCTTTGGTCGCATTTATGCTTTAATAGCTTCTCTCCTCATAGGTATTGCCACCAATGTAAGAACTATCAAGACCATTACAGTTGCAGAAGAGATAGCTCATAAAGCCAATCCATAAGTCATTCTCCCGACCCCTGAACAACAATAGGCAATCCATCCAAAGGAGGTGGCAAAGCTGACATCCACGTTTCCAGGGGTCTGCAGTAGACACAGTTTTACTAACACATATCACCCAATTCTCACACTAAGTCTGTGATAGGTCACTGACCAGCACTCTgaagtaaacttttaaaagtgCATGGTGGTCTTATCTCCTTATTTTTGTTAACCTGTAAGGCCTCAGATGAACCTGAGACACTGACCTGAGTACCTGAATGAggggctgggactggggctgAGATTCCTGGGTGCAGAATTAAGGGAAGTTGCTACAAGCTCCTGCAGGGGAAAAAATCATGATGTTTCTGCAAACGAGTGCTCTTGAACACTgaggttttctcattttctaggtAATCTCTCCTTTTCCAGTCCCAAAGTGTGTTCAGGGTAATGTAGGGCTTCTCCCCAACCCTGCTGCCTATCTCACACTGGGATGCCTTTGGGCAGTAGGGGAGGGTGACTGGGGTGTGATCCAAACTAGTGCAAGCTATTCTATCATGGAGAGTAAGTTTCTGAATGCAGGAGACTGTGACCATGATCCTGAACGTTGTGTCccatgaaataaatcagaaacgTAGACAGAAGTGCCCACTGATGATTCTGGCATCCATTTGGAGCCTTAGGAAAGTTtacccctcccttccttcttagTTTGCATTTCAAGGAGCATAACAGTGACTGTAGGTGGTTCGTGGTTAATAACAAATGCCATTCTTCAGAGCAATACTCTGGGGTGAAAAGCCAGTCTATGTGTATCTAAATAACTTTCAGTGCACTATTATTCTAGATTGTAGTGTataattaataaagataaaattggagggggggatgaaccatgagagactgtggacatgGAGGAActaaatgagggttttggagtggagtggggtgggaggttgggtgagcttgctgctgggtattatggagggcatatattgcatggagcactgggtgtggtccatacACAATGAACTCtcgaacactgaaaagaaataaaaaaaaataaaaatttaaaaaaggaaagtggcaCTCTATCCAGAGGAATTCTAACCATTATATGAAGACTTAAATTTTTCAGATGAAGTAGAAAAGCCTTGAAGTGTGGCTTCAATATCATTATTCAGCCAACACCTGCTCCTTGGCTTCAATTCTGGCCTCAGCATTTGAAAGTCCAACTAAGAAAACACCAGTTAAGTAGCgcaaaaaaaagtataaaggaataacaaaaattttattttaaattttcatataattataatgactttttttctccTCATGCAATACAGGTACATCATAgagtatttgaaataataaaaaaaaataatcccacaAATATAAAGCTTTGTGCTTCTCCCAGCATGCACAGAAAACCACATTTAGCCTATGGCAATATTTGTTCCCAGTGATTTACTGAATACCTATAGCTTGTGCTGTTTTGTATGCATTATTTGAACCTTATCCTGTCTTCCCCAAATATATTTTGATGTCCTATCTTTGAGCTTCCTTCCAATTTCTTACATTCTGTCTACATTTAAGATCCTCTGGTCCATTTTTGTGCTAGATAATTCCATTATTTCAGTGGTGAATACCAATGGAAAAGGTAAATGGAAATTGAATACCCACTCACTGTTGTGTCCTTGGAATGTTGATTGTTAATCGCAAAACTCCTCACACCatttccccatcctcctcctgtGCCATCCCCAAGCAGACATCTCCTGACGGGAGGGTCTCTCTGTCAAggtcccctcctttctccttagGGCTCATCTGCACCTCAAATGCACTGTTTGGTGGCAAGACTTCATCACATAGGCATCTCtgttttctgtggttttctttttctgttttttttttttttttttttaatcattccatCATGTTTCCCATCATACCTAATAGCTTACGGGGACAGGCCAAAGTGACTCTGTATGAGAAAATGTGAAACTTATGGGTCACATGACTTTTCTCCAGGAAAGAACGTCTCCACAGACACCCCCCACCTACAAGGCAGAGTACAGGCAAGCTTCAGTGCTCCGTCAGGAACTGATGTGTGTGGGTAGCTCTGTTAATGGTTTTACCTTATGCACCAGGCACTCAGTGGCTCAGGCTGTCACCTGAGCTGTTTTTTCTCAGGAGGTCATAAAGTCCAAAGCTGATCTAATCTGACCCTAGACTACAGAAAGCTAGGCTTAAGtttgttttatctctttcctAAATACATTGTTTTCAAGATGTTATGTTTTTAGACACCATTGTTTGTGGTAAGCataaatttaagatgtacaaGGTGTTGATCTCTTGCATTTATATTTTGCAATGTGATCACCACTGTGTGGTCATATAACACTTCCAtcacattacataattatatttctttttgcagTGATAACTAAGACCTAGTCTCATAAAGATCTTCAAGattacagtacagtattgttgactataatCACTATGCTGCACATTTGATCTCTAGGAATTATCTACTAgctgcaagtttgtacccttacATGACATTTCTCCAATCCCCCCATCTCTTCACTCTTGGAAATCACCTTTCTACAAGTTCAGggttgttttttgtctttttttttttaattccacatataaataataaCACACAGTAATTGTcttcttctgacttatttcacttagcataacgcccTCAAAATCCATCTGTGGTGCCTCAAAGGGCTTGATATTCCTCTCTCTCAAGGTTAagttgtatatataccacatcttctttagtcATGCCTCTGTTGACAGACACTTGGATTATtgccatgtcttggctattgtgagtaatgttgcagtgaacatggggtaACAGACACCTCTTTAATATACtgttttcagggcgcctgggtggctcagtgggttaagccgctgccttcggctcaggtcatgatctcagggtcctgggatcgagtcccacatcgggctctctgctcagcaagaagcctgcttccctctctctctctctctgcctgcctctccgtctacttgtgatctctctctgtcaaataaataaataaaatcttaaaaaaaaaaaacaaaacacattaatatactgttttcatttcctttagatatagCCCCAAtggtggaattgttggatcatgtaacagtttattttgaattttttgagcatcctccatactgttttccacaggggctgccccaatttacattcccatgaaGAGTTCATGAGGGTTCCTTTgatccgcatccttgccaacacttgccaTCTATTGTCTttctgataatagccatcctgaaAGGTGcatggtggtatctcattgtgatttttatttgcatttccctgattattagtgatgctgagcatttttttcatgaacCCGTTGACCATTTGGAAGTCTGTTGCTTTACAAGCTCCTCAGGAGCATCCCAGGTATAACCTGAACCTGGCCCCTGTATTCAGAGGGCAAGGAGATACCAAAGACAGAGGAAGGTTCCTCCAGGTTGGTAGACAACACTTTTAAGGAGTAAAGGAACTTACTTACAAGCCTTGTCTTGGGCACCCACATGGTGAGTAGTTTTCTGCACCCACCTCCCAAAACTTAATAGTTTTTATGTGGAAGCCTAAACTGGATTTAATCATATATACTATTCAGATGATCTCAGCACCACATAACTGTCTCAAGGCTGTGAACTTGGAACAGCTTCTGGGAGCACTCAAACCAATGAGAGCACACATTCTGAGGATGTAGAGGAAAGGAGGTAGAGCCTCCTATTGCCTGGGTTAAGTTCTTGGGGCAACCAGTGGTCATGTCCTTTCATTGACATTCCCCCAAACATTACATTTTGTGACCAGCTCTTACAATTTCATAGGACCCCTCCTCCAGAGTGTACCCTGAGCAGTCAGCAGAGGGGTTTCATAGCATGATGATGGCTCCTGTGGTTGCTCTCTGGCTGCATTGGAGGCACACACTGCATCTACAACACAGGCACATGCCATGGAAAATACAGATTAGGCAGTGATTCCCAAAAGTAGTGGCAACATTTCCATCAAGAGCTCTGTGATCAAgatcattgattttttaatttctccaggcTGGGGGTAGGATCACAAAGGGAATTTGCTTGTGGGCTGTGTGATGTAATAAATGTGAAATAGCAGCAGGCTCCTCAGGTATGAACACACAACACTCCACTTAATAAATGACACGAGCTTTCCTTTGTGAGGTAATGGGgtcttattttgaaagatttttctctaacag includes the following:
- the LOC125105070 gene encoding disintegrin and metalloproteinase domain-containing protein 29-like; protein product: MKTLLLLFALWAGLVPAQGSQGHPSWRYISSEVVIPRKELHHGKGVQMPGWMSYSLHFGGKRHVIHMRRKKLFWSRHLLMMTQDDQGALQMDYPFIPPDCYYVGYLEEIPLSMVTVGTCYGGLEGIMKLDDLAYEIRPLSNSQRFEHIVSQIVADTNATGPTYKLGYKQDMDTLFPQEIAIPGSRVSNRIFSSHKSMIKGFAQSSNSVYRLYNNVTTCAKFLIDMVSLMDSIYKGLDIKFHLTAVLIFNVRDPVNMNDYRLPSGSYHRYHEKYLFRIINPSSSFVVVKEGPRDYQNDPAAFGLCSPRCLHMVGHLGRHYLLLAVITSQYCARSIGLHFDNPDCSCQRRSSCIMYRYPVLTDSFSNCSFAHLQNILSVNKHCLFNEEVIFFNTSLTHIRCGNSIVEEKEECDCGSIKQCASNPCCGNNCKLETTFLCDKGLCCTNCTFSAVGTLCRPIRNICDLPEYCKGGSSECPDNFYMQDGTPCTEEGYCYHGNCTDRTMHCKEIFGANTVEGPGACYQINKKGHRFGHCKREFSARKFIHCGDQDVKCGRLQCTNVTHLPQLQEHVGFHQSKISGVWCWGLDTHRSTGTTDVGHVRSGTPCGHGKFCDNSACNGTIGEINYDCFPEKCHRKGICNNNRNCHCHVGWDPPFCELRGKGGSIDSGNPPRRMRSIRQSHESVIYLRVVFGRIYALIASLLIGIATNVRTIKTITVAEEIAHKANP